In Cyanobacteriota bacterium, a genomic segment contains:
- a CDS encoding XdhC family protein, with protein sequence MLDFYRQLAALLQDEAVVVATVIQVRGSAPREVGAKMIIRADGSIVGTIGGGAGEALVIDRAQSVLVTGNSQAVQIDLSGKPHRDSQGVCGGDVTVWLARWRGQTMLTLAHRIVAALSNHRSLTLVTPLSPHQGPYVLDSPTHDASLSILTNEFFTETLQPPPLLLIVGAGHCAIPLAHMAHLVGFQVVVQDDRPEFATLERFPDATMVLAQPIAPALATLAHVPSLYAALVTRGYTWDVAALTLLLQRPTYYIGMIGSHKRVKTVFQALVQAGVPGIDSVSVAMLQQAVHAPIGLDIGALTPEEIAVSICAELIQVRRKSNP encoded by the coding sequence ATGCTGGATTTTTATCGCCAACTTGCTGCCCTGCTTCAGGATGAGGCTGTTGTGGTAGCGACTGTCATCCAAGTGAGGGGATCAGCCCCTAGAGAGGTCGGTGCTAAGATGATCATCCGGGCTGATGGATCCATCGTGGGCACGATCGGGGGGGGTGCTGGCGAAGCCTTGGTGATTGATCGTGCACAGTCTGTGCTGGTGACAGGAAACAGTCAAGCAGTGCAGATTGATTTGTCTGGTAAGCCCCATCGAGACAGCCAGGGAGTCTGTGGTGGCGATGTTACAGTCTGGTTAGCCCGTTGGCGTGGTCAAACAATGCTGACCCTGGCCCATCGAATTGTTGCTGCCCTTTCCAACCATCGATCGCTGACCCTTGTTACCCCCCTAAGTCCACACCAAGGCCCTTATGTACTAGATAGTCCAACCCACGACGCTTCATTATCAATACTGACCAACGAATTCTTTACAGAGACTCTCCAGCCACCACCCCTGTTGTTGATTGTTGGTGCTGGTCACTGTGCCATTCCTCTAGCGCACATGGCTCATCTCGTTGGGTTTCAAGTCGTGGTTCAGGACGATCGCCCTGAGTTTGCCACACTAGAGCGCTTTCCTGATGCCACCATGGTGCTGGCACAACCGATCGCACCTGCCCTCGCCACCCTAGCTCATGTGCCCAGCCTATACGCAGCCTTAGTAACACGTGGCTATACCTGGGATGTAGCCGCTCTTACCCTGTTGTTACAACGCCCTACCTACTATATTGGCATGATTGGTAGTCATAAACGGGTTAAGACCGTGTTTCAAGCCCTTGTGCAAGCCGGTGTGCCTGGCATTGACTCAGTATCCGTAGCAATGCTGCAACAAGCTGTTCATGCCCCGATCGGCCTAGACATCGGTGCCCTCACCCCAGAAGAAATTGCTGTGAGCATCTGTGCAGAGTTAATCCAAGTAAGACGCAAGAGCAACCCCTGA